Proteins co-encoded in one Lysobacter solisilvae genomic window:
- a CDS encoding type III secretion system chaperone family protein → MRNFESIRRHINTTGYNSKMHDEDVICIELSLEKGTRHQSLFLSELDDDDGRPYLRVSTAIAPTTGMDAKRALAFNWQSVVGYLAIGDLDGVPYLQLVENRPYEGLDAAEVDRLILEIGGLGDRMERMMSAGGDLF, encoded by the coding sequence GTGCGCAATTTCGAATCGATCCGCCGCCACATCAACACGACCGGCTACAACTCCAAGATGCACGACGAGGACGTCATCTGCATCGAGCTGTCGCTGGAGAAGGGTACGCGGCACCAGTCGTTGTTCCTCTCCGAGCTGGACGACGACGACGGGCGTCCCTACCTGCGCGTGAGCACCGCGATCGCCCCCACCACCGGCATGGACGCCAAGCGCGCGCTGGCCTTCAACTGGCAGAGCGTGGTCGGCTACCTGGCCATCGGCGACCTGGATGGCGTGCCCTACCTGCAGCTGGTGGAGAACCGCCCGTACGAAGGCCTGGATGCCGCCGAGGTCGATCGCCTGATCCTGGAGATCGGCGGACTGGGTGACCGGATGGAGCGGATGATGTCGGCCGGCGGCGATCTGTTCTGA
- a CDS encoding MGMT family protein, protein MDADTSKRILAAIRAIPRGEVAGYGEVARRAGLPGRARLVARLLSQNEDARLPWHRVLRSDGRIAFPEGSAQWREQAARLRSEGVRVENGRVRGQRAAATPEQALDAALWGMPPPAPAPAARRRGRAGS, encoded by the coding sequence ATGGACGCAGACACGAGCAAACGCATCCTCGCCGCGATCCGCGCGATTCCGCGAGGGGAAGTGGCCGGTTATGGCGAAGTCGCCCGCCGCGCGGGGCTGCCGGGACGCGCACGGCTGGTGGCCCGCCTGCTCAGCCAGAACGAGGATGCCCGCTTGCCCTGGCATCGCGTCCTGCGCTCGGACGGCCGCATCGCGTTTCCGGAAGGCTCCGCGCAATGGCGCGAACAGGCGGCGCGCCTGCGCAGCGAAGGCGTGCGGGTCGAGAACGGGCGTGTCCGCGGCCAGCGCGCCGCCGCGACGCCCGAGCAGGCGCTGGACGCCGCCCTCTGGGGCATGCCGCCGCCCGCGCCCGCGCCGGCGGCGCGCCGGCGCGGGCGTGCGGGTTCCTGA
- a CDS encoding rhomboid family intramembrane serine protease — translation MFSRIPPVTRYLLIANLVVFVLQLVLGEALNALMLWPLGSADHGAPGFWPWQLVTYAFLHAPDNPLHLAFNMLALVMFGAQVEHVWKTKRYATYYFVSVVGAALCQLAVAWLTMSQGVPAYPVLGASGGIFGLLLAYGVLFPNQRVMLLFPPIPMKARTLVILYAAVELLLGLNGWQPGVAHFAHLGGMLFGWLLILYWRRPRPPRTPPRRRHLRSVN, via the coding sequence ATGTTCTCCCGCATCCCCCCGGTCACCCGCTACCTGCTGATCGCCAATCTCGTGGTCTTCGTCCTGCAGCTGGTGCTGGGCGAGGCGCTGAATGCGCTGATGCTCTGGCCGCTGGGTTCAGCAGACCATGGCGCGCCGGGATTCTGGCCCTGGCAGCTGGTCACCTACGCCTTCCTGCACGCCCCGGACAATCCGCTGCACCTGGCCTTCAACATGCTGGCCCTGGTGATGTTCGGCGCCCAGGTGGAGCATGTGTGGAAGACGAAGCGCTATGCCACGTACTACTTCGTGAGCGTGGTGGGCGCGGCGCTGTGCCAGCTGGCCGTGGCCTGGCTGACGATGTCGCAGGGCGTGCCTGCCTATCCCGTGCTGGGGGCATCGGGCGGCATTTTCGGGCTGCTGCTCGCCTACGGCGTGCTGTTCCCCAACCAGCGGGTGATGCTGCTGTTCCCGCCGATCCCGATGAAGGCGCGCACGCTGGTCATCCTGTACGCCGCGGTGGAGCTGCTGCTGGGGCTCAACGGCTGGCAGCCCGGCGTGGCGCATTTCGCCCACCTGGGCGGCATGCTGTTCGGGTGGCTGCTGATCCTCTACTGGCGCCGTCCGCGCCCGCCCCGCACACCGCCGCGACGCCGCCACCTGCGCAGCGTGAACTGA
- a CDS encoding M13 family metallopeptidase codes for MPHAKPLACALILALVAGLAAPDALAQKKKRAKAKPAAVSAACTDFYAHANAGWFKVNALLPGVPALSAMEQLNDRARQQQLDLLNASMSAPQGNVQKLLGDFWASGLDEAAVERDGAAPIAPLLARIDAIKKPKDVAAAIAALHQVGIPVAFNFGADVDLNDLDRHIGYFSQGGLGLPDPAYYTRTDAPTRDLVGRYNGYMQKILVLTGVPQAEAAAQAQQAIELETRIAQFSRPLVDLRDPRRNYAAVPVDTLGKTYRNLQLAEFLKAQGVKDDAVSIANPELFAQLNVLVSQLKPAQWKTYLRWRVGDAMAPYLSRAWREPNFEFRGRLLGGQRLPVLRQYAVLDAINQAAGPMLAREYVARYLPDTSRARAQEIAANVRTALANSIDTDPRLGPQARTEAKAKLEALKIEVGAPRRDLDYTVQPMGRGSFGSNMLIASTWHHREEMKRIGRGNADRRWDVLPQQPALSYDITQNRLIVTAAVLQAPVFDLSQDTASQYGSFGALVGRELHHAIDNKGRFVDAKAEFRDWWTPSETAAWDTLAGRVASQYGAYPVPMAGGPKVNGTQVRDVAIADQAGVELAWAAFNATQSNPAQEARQNFYTGWARLWPQLLTREAATTLAASGVHPPGQWRANAPLINQSGFGEAFGCKAGAAMQAKADQRVTLWPGPATSM; via the coding sequence ATGCCCCACGCCAAGCCGCTTGCCTGCGCCCTCATCCTTGCCCTCGTTGCCGGCCTGGCCGCGCCCGACGCCCTGGCCCAGAAGAAGAAGCGCGCCAAGGCCAAGCCGGCTGCCGTCTCCGCCGCCTGCACCGATTTCTACGCCCACGCGAACGCCGGCTGGTTCAAGGTCAACGCGCTGCTGCCGGGCGTGCCCGCGCTTTCGGCGATGGAGCAGCTCAACGACCGCGCGCGCCAGCAGCAGCTGGACCTGCTCAACGCCTCGATGAGCGCGCCGCAGGGCAACGTGCAGAAGCTGCTGGGCGACTTCTGGGCCAGCGGCCTGGACGAAGCGGCGGTCGAGCGCGACGGCGCCGCGCCGATCGCGCCGCTGCTGGCCCGCATCGATGCGATCAAGAAGCCCAAGGACGTCGCGGCCGCGATCGCCGCCCTGCACCAGGTGGGCATCCCGGTGGCGTTCAACTTCGGCGCCGATGTCGACCTCAATGACCTGGACCGCCATATCGGCTACTTCAGCCAGGGCGGCCTGGGCCTGCCCGACCCCGCCTACTACACCCGCACCGACGCGCCCACGCGCGACCTGGTGGGCCGCTACAACGGCTACATGCAGAAGATCCTCGTCCTGACCGGCGTGCCCCAGGCCGAGGCCGCCGCGCAGGCACAGCAGGCGATCGAACTGGAAACGCGCATCGCCCAGTTCAGCCGTCCGCTGGTGGACCTGCGCGATCCGCGCCGCAACTACGCCGCCGTCCCCGTCGACACGCTGGGCAAGACCTACCGCAACCTGCAGCTGGCCGAGTTCCTCAAGGCCCAGGGCGTGAAGGACGACGCCGTGTCGATCGCCAACCCCGAACTGTTCGCGCAGCTCAACGTGCTGGTGAGCCAGCTCAAGCCGGCGCAGTGGAAGACCTACCTGCGCTGGCGCGTGGGCGATGCAATGGCGCCGTACCTGTCGCGCGCGTGGCGCGAACCGAATTTCGAATTCCGCGGCCGGCTGCTGGGCGGCCAGCGCCTGCCGGTCCTGCGCCAGTACGCCGTGCTCGACGCGATCAACCAGGCCGCCGGGCCGATGCTGGCCCGCGAGTACGTCGCCCGCTACCTGCCCGACACCAGCCGCGCGCGCGCGCAGGAAATCGCCGCGAACGTGCGCACCGCGCTGGCCAATTCGATCGACACCGACCCGCGGCTGGGCCCGCAGGCCCGCACGGAGGCCAAGGCCAAGCTGGAGGCGCTGAAGATCGAGGTCGGCGCGCCGCGCCGCGACCTGGACTACACCGTGCAGCCGATGGGCCGCGGCAGTTTCGGCAGCAACATGCTCATCGCATCCACCTGGCACCACCGCGAGGAAATGAAGCGCATCGGCCGTGGCAACGCGGACCGGCGCTGGGACGTGCTGCCGCAGCAGCCGGCGCTGAGCTATGACATCACGCAGAACCGGCTGATCGTCACCGCGGCGGTCCTGCAGGCGCCGGTGTTCGACCTGTCCCAGGACACCGCGTCGCAGTACGGCAGCTTCGGCGCGCTGGTCGGGCGCGAACTGCACCATGCCATCGACAACAAGGGCCGCTTCGTCGATGCCAAGGCGGAGTTCCGCGACTGGTGGACACCCAGCGAAACCGCCGCGTGGGACACGCTGGCCGGGCGCGTGGCTTCGCAGTACGGCGCCTACCCGGTGCCGATGGCGGGCGGGCCGAAGGTCAATGGCACCCAGGTGCGCGATGTCGCCATCGCCGACCAGGCCGGCGTGGAGCTGGCGTGGGCCGCCTTCAACGCAACCCAGTCCAACCCGGCGCAGGAAGCCCGGCAGAACTTCTACACCGGCTGGGCGCGCCTGTGGCCGCAGCTGCTCACCCGCGAAGCCGCGACGACCCTGGCCGCCAGCGGCGTGCACCCACCGGGCCAGTGGCGCGCCAACGCGCCGCTGATCAACCAGTCCGGATTCGGCGAAGCATTCGGGTGCAAGGCCGGGGCCGCGATGCAGGCCAAGGCCGACCAGCGCGTGACGCTGTGGCCGGGGCCCGCCACCTCGATGTAA